Proteins encoded by one window of Deinococcus radiodurans R1 = ATCC 13939 = DSM 20539:
- a CDS encoding winged helix-turn-helix domain-containing protein codes for MSHVVVIEDESTVRDVLRFHLERAGLRVSAYASTQAAEEAGALAGADALVLDWMLPGESGIGFLRRLRTDNDLRRLPVLMLTARAAEAERVEGLETGADDYLTKPFSAAELVARVRALLRRAQPETPQHLGNGPLTVDLAAAEAQLAGRTLNLTRREFDLLAFLTANAGRVYSRTELLDRVWGADFLGGERTVDQHVTQLRAHLGDDPGKPSFLETVRGKGYRMRAWNADAARAEAPK; via the coding sequence ATGAGCCATGTCGTTGTCATTGAGGATGAGAGCACGGTCCGCGACGTGCTGCGCTTTCATCTGGAGCGCGCGGGCCTGCGCGTCTCGGCCTACGCCAGCACCCAGGCCGCCGAGGAAGCGGGCGCGCTGGCGGGGGCCGACGCGCTGGTGCTCGATTGGATGCTGCCGGGCGAGAGCGGCATCGGCTTCCTGCGCCGCCTGCGCACCGACAACGACCTGCGCCGCTTGCCAGTATTGATGCTCACGGCCCGCGCCGCCGAGGCCGAGCGCGTCGAGGGTCTGGAGACGGGTGCCGACGACTACCTCACCAAGCCCTTTTCGGCGGCGGAACTCGTGGCCCGCGTGCGCGCCCTGCTGCGCCGGGCCCAGCCCGAGACGCCGCAGCACCTCGGCAACGGCCCGCTGACGGTGGACCTCGCGGCGGCGGAGGCGCAACTGGCCGGGCGCACCCTGAACCTGACGCGGCGCGAGTTCGACCTGCTGGCGTTTCTGACCGCCAACGCCGGGCGGGTCTACTCGCGCACCGAGCTGCTCGACCGGGTGTGGGGCGCCGACTTTCTGGGCGGCGAGCGCACGGTGGACCAGCACGTCACGCAGTTGCGGGCGCACCTCGGCGACGACCCCGGCAAGCCGAGCTTTCTGGAAACGGTGCGCGGCAAGGGCTACCGCATGCGCGCCTGGAATGCCGACGCGGCCCGCGCCGAGGCCCCGAAGTGA
- a CDS encoding DR2241 family protein, with translation MRSLVLIGHGSHHHGESARATQQVAEALRGRGLAGHLPYDEVLEGYWQQEPGLRQVLRTVAYSDVTVVPVFLSEGYVTETVLPRELGLGHQGPVPTGGVVRVLGGRRVRYTRPLGAHPGMADAIAAQARDTLPEGTDPADVTLLLLAARPGNAALETHAQALRERGQFAGVEVVLESREALTPESHAASAVPLSEWPSRVEAGQAVLVPFLTHLGKHAAERLQQALAQAAERFPQAPPLHVGGPVGEHPAVAEVVLALAAEGREDERGGDIDQAHAEAWAALRHLAERGGRLGEVLLTPYGGLFELRHTLDEGRATLDLQTVVTPEGLRDLTARDEAGRWRPIRTWRTLPRGWRAVLSPADLRLGLELLYPAVIEESYAHEHRRLHWTPWMSTARRQTGTLARVQRATPDQVDTVAAQVCASCLRTRLWAGHTLGQTIFSGVPGGLPCAEACTVLLAAVRDEVGREAMGSGD, from the coding sequence ATGCGTTCTCTGGTTCTGATCGGACACGGTTCCCACCATCACGGCGAGTCGGCGCGGGCCACGCAGCAGGTCGCCGAGGCGCTGCGCGGACGCGGGCTGGCCGGTCACTTGCCTTACGACGAGGTGCTCGAGGGCTACTGGCAGCAGGAGCCGGGGCTGCGGCAGGTGCTGCGGACGGTGGCCTACAGCGACGTGACGGTGGTGCCGGTCTTTTTGTCGGAAGGCTACGTGACCGAAACGGTCCTGCCCCGCGAACTGGGGCTGGGCCACCAGGGACCGGTGCCGACCGGCGGCGTGGTCCGCGTCCTGGGGGGCCGCCGGGTGCGCTATACCCGGCCCCTCGGCGCACATCCGGGCATGGCGGACGCGATTGCCGCGCAGGCCAGAGACACCCTGCCGGAAGGCACCGACCCGGCAGACGTGACCCTGCTGCTGCTCGCGGCGCGGCCCGGCAACGCGGCGCTCGAAACACACGCCCAGGCACTGCGCGAACGCGGCCAGTTCGCTGGGGTAGAAGTGGTGCTGGAATCGCGCGAAGCGCTGACTCCCGAAAGCCACGCGGCCAGCGCCGTTCCCCTCAGCGAGTGGCCGAGCCGGGTCGAGGCAGGGCAAGCAGTGCTGGTCCCTTTTCTGACCCACCTCGGCAAACACGCGGCGGAACGCCTTCAGCAGGCGCTGGCGCAGGCCGCCGAGCGCTTTCCACAGGCCCCGCCCCTGCACGTGGGCGGGCCGGTAGGAGAGCACCCGGCGGTGGCCGAGGTGGTCCTCGCCCTGGCTGCCGAGGGTCGCGAGGACGAGCGCGGCGGCGACATTGACCAGGCACACGCCGAAGCCTGGGCCGCGCTGCGGCACCTGGCCGAGCGGGGCGGGCGCCTGGGGGAAGTGCTGCTGACCCCGTACGGCGGGCTGTTTGAGCTGCGCCACACCCTCGACGAGGGCCGCGCCACGCTCGATCTGCAAACTGTAGTGACGCCCGAGGGCCTGCGCGACCTGACCGCCCGTGACGAGGCCGGACGCTGGCGGCCCATTCGCACCTGGCGCACGCTGCCGCGCGGCTGGCGAGCGGTGCTGTCCCCCGCCGACCTGCGGCTGGGGCTGGAACTGCTTTATCCGGCGGTCATCGAGGAAAGCTACGCCCACGAGCACCGCCGCCTGCACTGGACGCCCTGGATGTCCACCGCGCGGCGGCAGACCGGCACCCTGGCCCGCGTGCAGCGCGCGACGCCAGATCAGGTGGACACGGTGGCGGCCCAGGTGTGTGCCTCCTGCCTGCGGACCCGGCTGTGGGCAGGGCACACGTTGGGGCAGACCATCTTCAGTGGCGTGCCGGGCGGCTTGCCCTGCGCCGAGGCCTGCACGGTCCTGCTCGCCGCCGTGCGCGACGAGGTGGGGCGGGAGGCAATGGGGTCAGGAGACTGA
- a CDS encoding CoxG family protein gives MQMQFAGQEQVQAPPAVVWAFVQDPQRVAACLPGVQDVQVVGPGELEVTVPLQAGLLRGSLKARVQIVPDEAAGQVHVRIQGGGLGSTLAVNAGANVVDTGDGQTRLDWQGAADLGGPLAKVGGKAMEPRVQSLIARTFRNMSAQIAAGSRLA, from the coding sequence ATGCAGATGCAATTTGCCGGCCAGGAGCAGGTGCAAGCCCCCCCCGCCGTCGTGTGGGCCTTTGTGCAGGACCCGCAGCGGGTGGCCGCCTGCTTGCCGGGCGTGCAGGACGTGCAGGTGGTCGGCCCCGGCGAACTGGAAGTGACGGTGCCGCTGCAAGCCGGGCTGCTGCGCGGCAGCCTCAAGGCACGGGTGCAAATCGTGCCCGACGAGGCGGCGGGACAGGTGCACGTCCGCATTCAGGGCGGCGGCCTAGGCAGCACCCTGGCAGTGAATGCCGGCGCGAACGTGGTGGACACAGGCGACGGTCAAACCCGGCTCGACTGGCAGGGCGCCGCTGACCTCGGCGGCCCGCTCGCTAAGGTGGGCGGCAAGGCGATGGAACCGCGCGTGCAGAGCCTGATTGCCCGGACCTTCCGCAACATGAGCGCCCAGATCGCGGCGGGCAGCCGCCTGGCCTGA
- a CDS encoding M20/M25/M40 family metallo-hydrolase, protein MPLTYLTRIAQTPAPTFQEEARAELIARLWSDLGYVTERDEVGNVLTRITPPGTEGRPALLLAAHLDTVFGGQTDVTVHDEGQRLRGPGVGDNSASLAVVTAMLRDFRTAPPLLRRPLWVAANVGEEGLGDLRGAKHLLAAHRPQLGAFVAVDGYLGVAVTQAVGVRRYRAQFVGPGGHSWGDQAPSALHALGLAISGLYALHLPAQPRTTLNVGTAAGGNSVNSIAGQAELLLDLRSLGADELAALDSRAQDVLHRAARDAGVSLRLERVGDRPGGDLHTGALLGMAHAAAREVRVDLRLAASSTDANAAAPHVLPALAFGVYRGGNAHREDEWVEKRSLAPGLTALKRLVALYQAAPLA, encoded by the coding sequence ATGCCCCTGACGTACCTCACGCGCATTGCGCAGACGCCCGCGCCCACCTTTCAGGAGGAGGCGCGGGCCGAACTGATTGCCCGCCTGTGGTCCGACCTCGGCTACGTCACCGAGCGCGACGAGGTAGGCAACGTGCTGACCCGCATCACGCCGCCCGGCACCGAGGGCCGCCCGGCGCTCTTGCTCGCCGCGCACCTCGACACCGTATTCGGCGGCCAGACCGACGTGACGGTGCACGACGAGGGCCAGCGGCTGCGCGGCCCCGGCGTGGGCGACAACAGCGCGAGCCTGGCGGTGGTGACGGCGATGCTGCGCGATTTCCGCACTGCGCCGCCTCTGCTGCGCCGCCCGCTGTGGGTGGCCGCCAACGTGGGCGAGGAGGGCCTGGGTGACCTGCGCGGGGCCAAGCACCTGCTCGCCGCGCACCGCCCGCAGCTCGGCGCCTTCGTCGCGGTGGACGGTTACCTGGGCGTCGCGGTGACGCAAGCCGTCGGCGTGCGGCGCTACCGGGCGCAGTTCGTGGGGCCGGGCGGGCACTCGTGGGGCGATCAGGCGCCGAGTGCCCTGCACGCGCTGGGACTGGCCATCAGCGGGCTCTACGCGCTGCACCTGCCCGCGCAGCCGCGCACGACCCTCAACGTGGGCACGGCGGCGGGCGGCAACAGTGTCAACTCCATCGCGGGACAGGCCGAACTGCTGCTCGACCTGCGCTCGCTGGGGGCGGACGAACTCGCCGCGCTCGACAGCCGGGCGCAGGACGTGCTGCACCGCGCGGCCCGTGACGCGGGCGTGTCGCTGCGGCTCGAACGGGTGGGCGACCGGCCCGGCGGCGACCTGCACACCGGGGCGCTGCTCGGCATGGCGCACGCCGCCGCCCGCGAAGTGCGAGTGGACCTGCGTCTTGCCGCGAGCAGCACCGACGCCAACGCCGCCGCGCCCCACGTGCTGCCTGCCCTGGCCTTCGGCGTCTACCGGGGCGGCAACGCCCACCGCGAGGACGAGTGGGTGGAAAAACGCAGCCTCGCGCCGGGGCTGACTGCCCTCAAGCGACTGGTCGCGCTGTATCAGGCGGCGCCGCTGGCCTAG
- the phoU gene encoding phosphate signaling complex protein PhoU has protein sequence MREALEADLRAVLNGALNMLGTVERMLPVAAEVLLHERADLLGEVRSLDREVDAQEAQLEAECLRIIALHQPVARDLRLVALILKSLSDIERMGDYVVHVAEDGAELAQAPALKKYVNLSRMLSRLTEMSQNLRTSLADRDVTRAENTTRMDDEVDELYEQIQRELVTYMLEDPRNISKALMLMRVGRSLERVGDHMENVAERVRYWVTGSRE, from the coding sequence ATGCGTGAAGCTCTGGAAGCGGATTTGCGGGCGGTCCTCAACGGCGCTCTGAACATGCTCGGCACCGTCGAACGGATGTTGCCGGTAGCCGCCGAAGTGCTGCTGCACGAGCGGGCCGACCTGCTGGGCGAGGTGCGCTCGCTCGACCGCGAGGTGGACGCCCAGGAAGCGCAGCTTGAGGCCGAGTGCCTGCGCATCATCGCGCTGCATCAGCCGGTGGCGCGCGACCTGCGGCTCGTGGCGCTGATTCTCAAGAGCCTCTCCGACATTGAGCGTATGGGCGACTACGTGGTGCATGTGGCCGAGGACGGCGCCGAACTTGCTCAGGCCCCCGCGCTCAAAAAGTACGTCAACCTCTCGCGGATGCTCAGCCGCCTGACCGAGATGAGTCAGAACCTGCGGACCTCGCTCGCCGACCGCGACGTGACCCGCGCCGAGAACACCACCCGGATGGACGACGAGGTGGACGAGCTCTACGAGCAGATTCAGCGCGAACTCGTCACCTACATGCTCGAAGACCCCCGCAACATCTCCAAGGCCCTGATGCTCATGCGGGTGGGCCGCAGCCTGGAACGGGTGGGCGACCACATGGAGAACGTGGCCGAGCGCGTGCGTTACTGGGTGACGGGCTCGCGCGAGTAA
- a CDS encoding peroxiredoxin: protein MTLVGQPAPDFTLPASTGQDITLSSYRGQSHVVLVFYPLDFSPVCSMQLPEYSGSQDDFTEAGAVVLGINRDSVYAHRAWAAEYGIEVPLLADMQLEVARQYGVAIDERGISGRAVFVIDREGVVRYQHVEEQTGQYTVRPGAVLEQLRGL from the coding sequence ATGACCCTCGTCGGACAGCCCGCGCCGGACTTCACGTTGCCTGCTTCCACCGGGCAGGACATCACCCTCAGCAGCTACCGGGGCCAGAGCCATGTGGTGCTGGTGTTCTACCCGCTCGATTTCAGCCCGGTGTGCTCCATGCAACTCCCCGAATACAGCGGCTCGCAGGACGACTTTACCGAGGCGGGGGCCGTTGTGCTCGGCATCAACCGCGACAGCGTGTACGCCCACCGCGCCTGGGCCGCCGAGTACGGCATCGAGGTGCCGCTGCTCGCCGATATGCAGCTCGAAGTCGCCCGGCAGTACGGCGTCGCCATCGACGAACGCGGCATCAGCGGACGGGCCGTATTCGTGATTGACCGTGAGGGCGTCGTCCGGTATCAGCACGTCGAGGAACAGACCGGGCAGTACACCGTGCGTCCGGGGGCGGTGCTGGAGCAGTTGCGCGGGCTGTGA